The stretch of DNA TCAATGGGATGTACTTCCCGGTGAAACACTTTAATGGTGTTTTTTCCGCGTGCAAATGTGAATACACTGAGTGCTGCAATTGCGACGGTCGTGGTTCGCAAACCGCCGCCTACACTTGAAGGTGAGGCGCCGATAAACATCAGCACCGACAAAAGCAGCAGTGACGGCGATGAAAAGTCATTTAAATCCAATGTGGCCAAACCGCCGCTTCTAGAGGCAACAGATTGAAAAAGAGCATAGAAAAACGATTCATGCCATACTTTATCCGCTAAGAAATGGTTTCGCTCAAACAAAAGCAGTCCCGCTGTGCCGATGGCAGCCAGCAGCACATACATGGTAACCGTTAATTTTGTAAACAAGCTGAACGTAAATTTACGCGATCCGCGGTAGGTTAAAAAATCTTTGATTTCAACCAATACGGGAAATCCGATCGCCCCAAGAATAATCAGCACCATATTCACAACTTGAACAAAATAGTCATTTGCGTACGGAATAAGGGAAGCGCCGGTAATATCAAAGCCACCATTGGTTGTGGCACTGACCGAAGCGAACAGGCCGTGCAGAAACGCTTCGCTGATCGTCGGGTAGTACTGAATAAAATGAATGCCGAGTACGAGAGCTCCAACTACTTCAATAGCAAGAATAAGGAGAAAAATTTCCCTCATTAATTTAACGAGGCCGCTTAAATCGGTCCGATTTTGGTCCGCCATAATGAGCTGCCGCTCCCGCATGCCAATCCGTTTACCAAAAAGGAGCCACACCATGGAACTAAACGTCATTATACCGACACCGCCTACCTGTAAGATAAGCAGGATAAAAAAGTACCCGGTCGTGCTGAAGGTGTCAATGGTGCTGACCGGGGTCAAACCCGTTACACTGAGGGCACTAACAGCTACAAAAACTGCATCTATAAACGAAATGTCTACGCCTGGTTTATGAGCGGCCGGCAGCAGCAATAAAATACTGGCAAACACAGCACCGCTTAAATAAAGCAGAAAAATAACCTGAAAAGGAGAAAGCCGCAGCTGTTTTAACTTCATGCCCGGCACCATCCCCATTGTGTGTTTCTCTTCGTCATACAATCACCTTTTTAAGCCTCTCCGCTGCCTGCTTTAATAAGGGAACAGGCTGTACAAGGGCGATACGCACGTAGCCTTTGCCCGCTGTGCCAAATGCGCTTCCCGGCACCATTACAACGCCGGCTTTATCAATCGCTTCGAAAACAAAGGCGCGGTCATCGCTGCCGGACGGAATTTTCGTCCATAAAAACATGCCGCCTCCAGGCTGCTCAACCGGCCATCCGATCTCTTGAAGCCCTGATGAAAGTGCTTCAGCCCGTGCCCGGAACTCTATCCGCAGCTTGTTTGTGATTTCCTCCGCATGATCGAGGGCAAAAATAGCTGCTTTCTGAACGGGAGCAAACACCCCATAATCCAAATTGGATTTGAGCTGCTTCATCACATGAATCATGTCGGCATTTCCGGCAATATACGCAATGCGTGCCCCGGCCAGACTGAAGGTTTTAGAAAGAGAATTGATTTCCATCCCTACTTCCATTGCACCGGAAATGGAAAGAAAACTAAACGGTTCCCCGCCTTCAAAGTAAAACTCTGAATAAGCCGCGTCATGCAGCACAATGATATGATACTTTTTGGCAAAATGGATGACCTGCTCAAAAAATGCGCGATTCGGCATCGCTGGTACAGGATTGCCAGGCAGATTGAGCAGCATCAGCTTTGCTTTTTGAGCTATATCTTCTGGAATAAGAGATAAATCCGGCAGAAATTGATTTTCAGGCAGAAGCGGCATAAAGTACGGCACCGCACCTGCAAGAGAAATGCCGGCTTCATACGCAACATAAGCAGGATTCGTCGTTAAGACGATATCACCGGGATCACAAAAAGCGAGAGGAAGATGCACAAGTCCTTCCTGAGATCCCATCGTTTGAACGATTTCTGTTTGCGGGTTTAAAACGACGCGTGTGCGCCGCTTGTAATAATCGGCTACGGATTGATAAAACTGTGCGGTTCCGCCAAGTGTATAGCCGTAGGCATCCGCTTTCGCACTTTCATCGGCTAGAACGGTCCGAACGCGCTCATCCGGCGGTAAATCCGGGCTGCCAAGGCTTAGATCAATTAAAATATCGCCTTGCTGCTTTTTTTGATCTGTATAAGCTTTTAAGTCACTAAAAATGGATGGGCCAAAGGCCGCCATTCTTTTAGAAGGTTGAATCTTCAAGACAAGCACCTCGTTGCGTGAAAATATGTATGTATGCGCCCTATTTTACCACATCAAATCAAAAAAGTATGCGGCTCGGTTTGTTAACTATATTAAAAATAGGTTGACAATAGAGGGAGCCTCCTTTTACAATAAAAAAAACAATTCACTGGAGGTTACATACATGAAAACAGTTCACTGGATGCAGGCGGCTATGTTTGCTGCTATTATGGCTG from Domibacillus sp. DTU_2020_1001157_1_SI_ALB_TIR_016 encodes:
- a CDS encoding TrkH family potassium uptake protein → MVPGMKLKQLRLSPFQVIFLLYLSGAVFASILLLLPAAHKPGVDISFIDAVFVAVSALSVTGLTPVSTIDTFSTTGYFFILLILQVGGVGIMTFSSMVWLLFGKRIGMRERQLIMADQNRTDLSGLVKLMREIFLLILAIEVVGALVLGIHFIQYYPTISEAFLHGLFASVSATTNGGFDITGASLIPYANDYFVQVVNMVLIILGAIGFPVLVEIKDFLTYRGSRKFTFSLFTKLTVTMYVLLAAIGTAGLLLFERNHFLADKVWHESFFYALFQSVASRSGGLATLDLNDFSSPSLLLLSVLMFIGASPSSVGGGLRTTTVAIAALSVFTFARGKNTIKVFHREVHPIDAHRSFVVLVTGTFIWAVSVIALSYLEPELALLPIIYEVSSAFGTTGSTLGVTSVIGTPAKMILIMLMFIGRVGLFSLLFLIRGKEIKDPYHYPKERILIG
- a CDS encoding aminotransferase class I/II-fold pyridoxal phosphate-dependent enzyme; the encoded protein is MKIQPSKRMAAFGPSIFSDLKAYTDQKKQQGDILIDLSLGSPDLPPDERVRTVLADESAKADAYGYTLGGTAQFYQSVADYYKRRTRVVLNPQTEIVQTMGSQEGLVHLPLAFCDPGDIVLTTNPAYVAYEAGISLAGAVPYFMPLLPENQFLPDLSLIPEDIAQKAKLMLLNLPGNPVPAMPNRAFFEQVIHFAKKYHIIVLHDAAYSEFYFEGGEPFSFLSISGAMEVGMEINSLSKTFSLAGARIAYIAGNADMIHVMKQLKSNLDYGVFAPVQKAAIFALDHAEEITNKLRIEFRARAEALSSGLQEIGWPVEQPGGGMFLWTKIPSGSDDRAFVFEAIDKAGVVMVPGSAFGTAGKGYVRIALVQPVPLLKQAAERLKKVIV